AGCAAACTTACAATATGAAGTTCAAGAGGAGACTCCGACCGTAGAGACTCATCCGGCAGAGAGTTTTCTATCATACATTCCGGTTCTCTAACTTCAGGACATAAAGCAGGAACCAAGTCTTGAACTTCTGCTAGCACTGGAGGTGGTGAAGGTTGCCTAATGAGATTGTTCTCATTAACGCTTTCTGGCTCTTCGAAAGAAATCATGGAAGAAAGCTCTTCAGTGTAATTTTTCTGGATTTTTTCATTAGATGCAACACTGGGTTCCACAATTGGCTTTTCAGGTTCATCGTTACTGCCATTCGTTATCATTGGTTTGCTGTCCACAAGTTGTTGGAAGCTGTTTTCCATAAATAGATATAATACATAGGCGTGAGATAGTCGAGCAAAAGAAGTTGGAGGGAGAGAGTGGaatatgtaagaaataaaGCAAATAATATTGAGATgcagaataaaaatatacattttgcATCAAAGCAGCTAGATGATCTAACCTTGGGATTACAACAGGCGAAAAATCTATATTGCTTGGATATTGAACCTGGATAATATGACGAAAAGAGCATCAGCTTAGTGTGAAGAAGTGGgtaataaagacaaaaaaaaacgaagcaTCCTATGATACCTTTGTATCATACTTTGGTGGCTGCCACTGTGCAGAGAGTCCACCTGGACCCAAGATAGAATGCTTGGAAAGGGTTTCTTCATTTGGTCGGAAGTTCACCGACCTAGATAAATCATGCAGTTAACAAAATCTATGAGGCAGGACCATGGGACAAGAAACACAGTGAAAGATACAACGAAGGTCTTTCATTGAGGAATGGACGATCTTTCatgaaataaaactaaagaCATACATCTTTCGGAAACGCTCTTCAAGTGGTGCAGCGTTCAAAAATTGCTGACCCCTGGAACCCATGTAGCCAGAATTATGTCCAGGAGGATTTCTTACCTATgtcgaacaaaaaaaaacatggaaaagGTACAGGGTATGCTTATCTACTGCAGCTTGAAAGTAATATCATAATTTCATCTACCAATTAATGAAACAAGAGCGGAGAACAATGCAAACTGATTTCAAATATGTACGCATGGCATATGGGACAAACAAGAGTTAAGCATTAGGCACACCTTTGCATGATCATAGCTATTAAATGACGGTTTCACGGCAGAAGACCAGCCTAGGGAACCATTTGCTGGATGAGCTTGAACGTTATATCGAGGTTTGAGCTTGGGATACAGTTCATCAATCCTTTGCTGTACAACTGGTTTCAACTTCTCCAGCTCCGTCAAGACATCTAGTAGTCTCTAGAACAGATAAAAGCTCACATCAAACTACTGACTGACagacagacaaaaaaaagatcataagGATATTATGTTCACTTACCATTCTCAAATACTCTTTATTGCTTTTTAGAGATGTTCTGTAATCTCGATGGGACGGTATAGTCTCGAGAGCCAAGctagagaaaaccaaaaacaaagctaatttcagaaaaagcaaaaggatCTAACTAATTCTCTCTACAGAGAGTATTTGAGTTGGCAGCTTTTTGACCTTGAAAACCGCAGAAGCATGACATATAAATCAATAACATTCTTCTCTGCCCGAAATATGTTGGCCTACAAAACATTATGCAGATGATTAGGAAATTTAACCAAGTGATTTTAGTCTTAAAGGGATCACtttcaaggaaacaaaaggCCAACAACTAAATATCAAGTTAAAGACATCCAAAAGATTTTGCAGTTCATAGACAATTTGATGTGACCACCATGATCACTGCAAACTTCAAATCGCAGCTGATAGCGAAGACTAAGGGAAGAACATATTCCAATTTCACAGACACAACAATCAATATCactcaacaacaatcaaactTAAACAAAATGGTGCAAACGTTATGATACTCGAAAAATTGAACTCTGGTTAGGAAACAATAATTTCATCAAAGAGAGATATAAATAGTTGGAGAGGATCATTTCACAATAATTAGGCCAAACACGAATCTCCTAAACAAAGATACCttgataaatcaaaattcaaagtcAAGTATGAAGAAGAGACCTGTTTGAGGATATTATCAGCGATCCTGAAGTAAAATTTGAGAGAAATACGATTATCTACGCCAATTCTCCGAGCACTGGTAGCGATATCGATGGTCTCAAAAGACGACCCCATAGTTGCTCCGATCAAAAGCAACTTTTCTAACTAATGGAAGAGCATCAAATTGAAAAGCAGATCTCGTAGCTATAGGTCAATCGATGATGGAATTTTCAAAGGGTGGAGGAAACCTCCGGTTCAAAGAGACGGCGAGGGGTGAGAAGAGGCACCGCGATAATAATGGCGATTGGCgataaacaagaagaaacgaCGCTGTTGAGTAATTTGACTTTCTTTCGAGGGGCAAATATGTCAACTGGTGGGTGGGTTGAGATtttgagagattgagattgcTAATGTTTTTAAACCGACCGGCTCTGACCGGTCTCCTGTCGGCCGGTAGAAAATCCCATCCAATcctcaatgtttttttttctgtcaccCAAACCTTCgcgatttctttctttttggtaagaatataaaatttattaatcaaaacaaaacaatgttttgaccaagaatttttttaaaagcaatAGAGTCTCGAATTTATTCAAATCCTTTAGCCTTAAACTAAGCTTTAGAAAAAATCTCTTAACCTAGATAGTTCGTAATAGCGTAAAAAGACCACTGGATTGTGAACCTCAAGccaagttttaaaaatggtaGACTTCATCATAAAACTATGTTTATAGGTGATTTTATTTGAGTATCATAAAcctaaaaatcattttttaatgaaGTAAAGTATGTATTTGGACATAATCTGTATCAGTTTACTGATATTTTTGATACTGAGTATCATGTGACTTGACATCACATCATTGGTTCAGcgaaaacaaggaaaaaaaaaaaatcttttttcctcCTCTCTCacatatcatttttctttcgttcTCTTCTATAAACCTAGAAAATCAGAACAATAAGCGACAAGGTATGACAGAACTGAACCTAAAAACCtatttttatttcgtttttatatatttattttcgatgttgcaatttttttttttttttatgatactTTAACCGGTTTCACCAATGGAAACCGATTTATTACCAGTATCatacaaaatctcaaaaaataaacaaatattaaattaatattaaaaaattactaatgATACTCTATGAATATCAACTATGTACATGTTCTAAGGATTAGAACATCCTTTCATCAGACAAATAGCTTTCCACTAGCTTCAAACTTGGTTTGACACCCAACAACAACTGTGACGTCAGAGTCGACACTACTAATATGTCTCCTCGGTCAATTTTGCTTCTTGGTCTTTTGCGAAAGGCTAATGCTTCTTCTAAATctgaaataaaaagatttataacaattttttggtttcaatggAGAATCTCGGGTTTAACTTTAACCTAGGGTTAGATGCGAACCCTGCAATCGTTCTCCACATAAACAGATCTGGgaataaatgttaatttcAATGGTCTGGCTCACGTTCATGTTTCAACCAAATCCTCCGCAGAATGCTCAACCAAATCCTTCTAAAATCTTCAAGGTCATCGACCGTGAGATTAAAAACTCCATATCACTGCTAGAAGACATCATAAGCGCTTCAGACCGCTTATGCAGCTTTGGCTACACTGATAAAACCTTCTCCAATGTGTGTgtcttgctttcttcttttaaatttttttgccaagaaaccaaactttGGTTGCACTCCTTTGTAAAATCATCATATtcatttaaatgatatttgcactttagcaaaaaaaaaaagatggataGACAAATAAGTTTGAGATCTATTATCATCAATTTGAACAATTGCTGATAGAGATACGTCATACGACAAAAGACTTCAACTTTGATTTGCATCTAGAAGTTAATTTTTGAAACTCTTAGAAATTTCAACGTCAAAGTTTATTAAACAATTGCTGcatttattgtaaaaaaaagtattcaaaaatataatttaatattaaatgtaaaaaaacaaacaaactagaGCTATGATTTACTCGTCAGTTTTTTTccatcaaactcaaaaattaCCAAGAAAATTTTAAGATTGTACACATTTTcagaagaaagatgaatgTCTTGACACATTTAcaagtaaaccaaaaaaaatgaagaacttAAATAACTGAGATCACAAAAGATTCTCTAAGTTTCATTTCATCTCTTAGgcattatttataaataaataaattaattaattaataataataaaaaaaactaaaaaactaaaaatgaaaCAGGATGCCTGTAACTGTTGTCAGTGGGATATTAATGCAAGTGATCGTAATGTAAATGGGTCGTATGAAGAAGTAATAATTGTTGCAAAGTGTCTttgcaaaatgaaaaaatatgttgCATATTACCAACTAAAgcttaaatataataaaatataagttagaattattattgttttcatcTGACGATGGAAAACATTGTGTCTACTATATAAATTTGTGGTGAAACCTGGATCTCCATATATTATCATTGGTGGTGAACATGGAAGCCATAAGAGTTTTTGGACCAAAACTTGGATCTAGACTCTCTATTCGTTCTCACACCACTGCATTTCCGGCATGCAAACTCTCTCGCTTTCCGCTAACGTCATTTCCCGGTAAGCATGCACATCTTGTTCTTTTGAAGGCCACTACTATTCCTCTGGCGTCTGgtgacaaagaaaataatcgCAAATTCGAAAAGTTGGGTCCTTCTGAATGGGGCAATCAATTCCTTTTTGCTCATGTTGATCTCTCAGTAAGTCTCTGTCTCTTGCCATTATATAGAGGATATGAACTCAtgcatgtttctttttttaagatgAATACCTTTTTTATAAGGAAATGGATGCgcttgagagagagattgaggcACTAAAGCCGAAAGTGAGGGACATGTTCATGTCTTTCAAAGGAATGAAGTCGAACaagaagaatttgtttttgatatatttgctTGTGAGTCTTGGTCTCGCTCATCATTTCGAGGATGAGATCGAGGAGAGTGTCAAAGGTTGTTCCCAAGAGATGGTGGAGATGATGGACGGTGAAAATGATTTGTACACAGTTTCCATCATCTTCTGGGTTTTCAGGACATATGGTCACAACATTTCTTCTGGTAAGGATTTCTAACTAGGTTTGTGATCACATGGATCCGGTTTAGATCGATGGatccaaaattttattgtCCGGAGATGGATccatataatttttcaaaatagattaaaaCAGATTTAGATCCCGGATAATCAttatttcactccaaaagtatttttatttggtgttagtaaaatataacaaaaaaacaatgactAAATTACGAAATTTTGAAGTTGCTTAtgtattttaagttatagAGTATCTCTTGGAGATTTTCTAAGaatatttaaagaaactttaaccaatttagttaaaataatcaaatgaaAAAGCCTTACATATGAAAAGAAACTATATGTTattcatacaaaaatatatatatatataatttaagtGAGTGTAAGTGTTGGCATAAACAAAAAAGCGAGTGTAATCTCACTTCCTCCAACGATCGTCCgtgattgaaaataaaatactatacTAAAGTCTCTTTtcaatatatctatataattaTACTAGGTTTGAGgggaaaacaaattatatgaggtcctcaaatttatttattatgaaattaacgcataaaaaacaaagttgtaACTCCTAAACTTTTTTCATTGttcaatatagaaaataatacaaGGTTACTATTTACCttcttaggaaaaaaaaaacgtttaaaAGAATATTTGGATATGATGTAAAAAAACATGAGAGAGTCCTGCTTGTGAGCATGATCGATGTTCGTACACAAGTCTTTCGTACacaagtctttttttttaattttgacagtcttataagttataactagATTCgtatatataacaaaaggTTATTATCATTTTGGTCAATAGATATTTTTAACAGATTTAAAGGACACAATGGAAAGTTTAAGGAATGTCTTGCCACCGATGCTAAGGGTATCCTAAGCTTGTATGAAGCTGCTCACATGGGGACGACAACCGATTATATATTGGATGAAGCCTTGAGCTTCACATTGAGTTACTTGGAGTCGTTAGCTGCAAATGGGACATGCAAACCTAATCTCGTGAGGCGTATACGAAATGCATTGGGTCTTTTGCAGAACAAGAACGTGGAGATATTAGTCGCAAAGGAATATATCCGGTTCtacgaacaagaagaagattgcgATAAGACTATACTCGAGTTTTCCATGCTTAACCTCAAATTCCTACAGCTACATTACCTTCAAGAACTCAAACTTCTTACAAAGTATGTAGCTATAATCTCCTCATGCAATACTTTACATGCATGTTTGATATATCCACATTTTGGAGCTTGACATGTTTTTCACGTTTGGATGCAAGATGGTACAAGGAACAAGACTTTGAATCCAAGTTGCCACCTTACTACAGAGACAGAATCGTGGAACTGCACCTCGCTACGCTAGCATACATCAATCCGAAATACTCACGTGTGAGGATTATTCTGACTATGATTTACACTATTCAAATAATTCTAGATGATACGTGTGACAGATATGCTTCTCTTCGTGAGGTCGAAAGCCTCGCTGCAACCATCGAAAGGTACATACCTTATCAAATTAGCTGGAGTCCGCATTAAAAAAAGGGTGGATGAATAATATCAGAGCctaaatttacataaaataaaaattgatgaTGAATATACGTATTGATAATGTAGATGGGATCACAATGATCATGCCATGGAGGGACTACCGGATTATTTAAAATCTGTGGccaaatttatatttcataCCTTCCAAGAGTTTGAAAGAGAAGTGTCGTCAGAATCAGGAGGATCTTACAGCTTGAAAGCTACAATTGAAGATGTGAGAAGTCAAATTATTCAATATTAACCAAccttaaatgattttttggaGAAACATAGTAATTGTAGTAGTAATGTTCACACTTTTGCGCCATTACAGTGCAAGAGAATGATGAGAAGCAACCTTCAACTTGCCAAATGGGCAGTAACGGGTCACTTGCCTAGCTTTGATGAGTACCTAGATGTCGCTGGAGTCGAGATCGCCGTATATTTTACCGTGGCAGGTATTTTGTTGGGCATGGAAAATATCAACAAGAAAGAAGCTTATGAGTGGTTGATATTTAGAGACAAACTCGTAAGAGCAATGTCTACAAAAGCACGACTGGTGAATGATTTGTTTGGCTATAAGGTAGGGGAAATGTATTCccacttttatttattttttcgataatcatatatttgttgTTATTTGATAATCAAACTTAACATGTGACATGATTAGGATGACATGAGGAGAGGATATGTCACGAACTCGATCAACTGTTATAAGAAGCAATATGGAGTTACCGAAGAAGAAGCCTTTAGAAAGCTTCATCAAATGGTTGCGGACGGTGATAAGATGATGAATGAGGAGTTTTTGAAGCCAATCAATGTGCCACATCAGGTTCTAAAAGCAGTCCTCGACACTTTACGTGCAATTAACATTTGCTACGACAATGAAGATGGATTTACCCGACTCAATGGTAATCTGAAGAACTACATCACGTCTATGTACGTTGATCTTTGAGGAATTTAcctaaaggaaaaaaaaaagagagaggaaacaCTTGTTTCCCATAACTATGAGCAGTCTTTGAAAGTTCAACGAATttgtagttgttgtttttttttcttttttttttgttgacagaTATTCTAAAAACTGGATATTTTATCCACACGTTATCGTTCTATGAGTTTGGTATCAGTGGTTTGTAATCAATTCCTACCTTGCCCATGTCTCCAAAAACAATGATTATTAGATGTAGAGAAAGATGGTAAAGTTTGTTATTTCTCATTAAAggataaaaatgatttacagtttatatactaaataagattacaaatattaaactatattgtatatgtatatgaactATACACTATACTCTAATACCCTTCCCTCAATTCGAATTAttcaagaaggaagaaaaagacttGAAAAAACATATCGAGACATGAGCATCTTGAACTTTTTGGAAGGAAGAGCCTTAATAAACAAGTCAACTAGCTGGTTATCAGTAGTGACATGCATCAGGTTCAGAAATCCAGTTCGTAATCAATCTCGAACTATGTGGCAGTCAATCTCAATATGCTTGTTCATGAAAGATTGAATTTGAAGCAATCTGAATTGCAGCTGTGCTGTCAAAAAATAGATTAGTAGGACCAATAACCTTAACATGAAGATCTCTCAAAAGTTGACTGGTCCAAAGTAATTCACAAGTTGTATCTGCCAATGCTATGTACTCCGACTCAACATTATTGCAAGGAGCTGTTTGTTGTTTCCGTGATTTccatgaaatcaaagaagtaccaaaaaaacacacagAAACCTTTAACAAAGCGCCTTGTATCCTGACAAGTTCCCCAATCTGCATCTGAGAAAACATGTAATCGAATTTCAGAGTTAGTATAATAAAAGAGACCACGACTCGGATCTCCTTATCTGACTCTACAATGAGCATCATCAAGATGATGAATTCTTGGTTGAGAAAGAAATTGACTCAGTGTGTGCATTGCATATGTAATGTCTGTCGTGGTGATGGTAAGATATAAAAGCTTGCCAATGAGAGCTCTGTAAACAGTTGCATCTGATAATATATCTTCACTTTCTACATGTAACAGTATATCAGAGTCCATTGGTGTAGCTACTGGTTTGGAGCCAGTAGACCTACACTTTCCAACAGATCCAAAGTGTATTTTCGTTGGCAAACTAAAATTCCAGTCTTGTTACGAGCTATttcaaatccaagaaaatatttcaCTGGACCAAGGTTTTTGTGCTTAAAAGCAGTAGCCATAGTAGTCTTCATGACAAGGTGTCTGTATTACTGTTATAAAGTTGAATGGTGGGATATAGATTTAAACAACTTTTGCAACAAGttcaagaagattttttttaagtttcatatCTGGTGGGATATAGACTACCGAAACAACTTATGCAACAAGTTcgagaagattttttttttaagtttcatatCTGGCCAAATATGTGGAGACAACATATAAACATCCAACGTACTCGGAATAATCTGAAATTTGGTAGACAATTCGGGAGATGGGAACTAAAAGATTAAGTCGTTTAGTAGTTAATTCATAAGCTTATTGAACTATGTTTGGTTAAGGTCTTATTGAACTATGTTTGGTTAAGGTTTgtaagtttaaatttctttctctgttttcagcTATATAATAAAGAATATTTTACATAGAATAATATGGAGAGGATTCGGAAGAAAGTGAGAAAGATaataagaaagatgaagatgaagactaTAACGAAGAAGCGAACGATGAAAGTAATGATAACAACGgccaaaaaaattgataattatGATGACAAGAAGGAATATGAAAAGTAATAAACAATGAAGCGTGAAGAGAAATACGAAGACATAGGTGTTGACAGCCaattgaataagaaaacataaaattgaTGTATGAttctttttgattatattttattgtttaacactattgattttttataatttttaagatGGTGTATTTAGATTAagaattttacaaattataatcaatcgtatgtatatttttacaaaaatatatcaaaactatCTATGTGTAGCGTGAATTTAAAACCTAATCTAagtactatatattattaaacttaAAGAACAGATTAAAAACGAAGTTCAAATCAGAGATCTaccaactaaacaaaaaaagtaaataaaacgTGTTTCTCTGTGAAGTCATTGCTCTAGTATAAATTTGGTGGAGAAACCTGGAGTTTAGTTCCATACCATTGGCGGTGAACATGGAAGCCATAAGAGTTTTTGGACTAAAACTTGGATCTAAACTCTCTATTCATTCTCAGACCAATGCATTTCCGGCATTTAAACTCTCTCGCTTTCCGCTGACGTCATTTCCCGGAAAGCATGCACATCTTGATCCTTTGAAGGCCACTACTCATCCTTTGGCTTTTGACGGTGAAGAAAATAATCGCGAATTCAAAAATTTGGGTCCTTCTGAATGGGGTCATCAATTCCTCTCTGCTCATGTTGATCTCTCAGTAAGTCTCTGTCTCTTGCCGTTATATAGAGGATATGAATTCATGCTTataccttttttattttgaaggaAATGGATGCgcttgagagagagatagaggcACTAAAGCCAAAAGTAAGGGACATGTTGATATCTTCTGAGTCGAGCAAGAAGAAAATCCTTTTTCTATATTTGCTTGTGAGTCTTGGTCTCGCATATCATTTCGAGGATGAGATCAAGGAAAGTCTAGAAGATGGTCTTCAAAAGATAGAGGAGATGATGGCTAGTGAAGATGATTTGTGCACAGTTTCCATCATCTTCTGAGTTTTCAGGACATATGGTCACAACGTTTCTTCGGGTAAGGATTTTAGAGCATCTTCATCAACAAGAAACCCAAAtagtttctcaaacaaaaaaatattaatattttactataattttattatatgattaaatttttattttagtgaaaaaattaaaccaattgAAAGGAGAGAAATGTCATGATTGCATGTACAGAGTATCTCATAGTTTTTCAAGTGAGAAATTTAatacattttctctttttcctttttattattttaatcattttaataCTGAAAAACTCTATTGAAATACTCTCGATAGAGATGGTCTTATAGTGAGATCATACTATCTATGTATAAACTACACTAAACTAATAGTATATGCAATTAGCTAGGTAGCAGATAGAGGTTGACCGCATCTCAATATCTAGTACTTAAATATCCTTATTCGGATCCGGATCCATTAGCTCATGGATATAGGACGTAGAgtatctacaaaaaaaatgaaatatctAAAAGctcataaaatatttaaaatattttcaaacttGAAGTAAAAAGTTCGTTAAATGTTTCTATATAAATGTGATGTATTATATAAGAATATTTGAAGAAATCGTAACCAAATTTAggtaaaataatcaaaatgaaatagctttcatattaaaattatataaatttaaatgagTGTAAAAGCATCTCTATCACACAAATCCCTTCGGTGTCTTCTcgtgataaaaaagaaaacatataattttaaaaatatatagtataattgATCCCATTTCCTGGATCTACCTACCTCTCGTAGTACATCTCtgaacaaaaggaaaaactatcataaagttttgaaatatgtCTATATATTCGGTGCTTTAATTCTtcaaataatagtaataataattccacatcaaaaatatgttttaagaaattatttgataGAAACTACAATAATGAGACGATATACGTACAACTGTATAATGTATGCTATTATTTGATTGGTATGTATAACAAAGGTTATTCATTTTGGTCAATAGATGTTTTTAGGAGATTCAAAGGAGACAATGGAAAATTTAAGGAATGTCTAGCTAAAGATGCTAAGGGTATCCTGAGCTTGTATGAAGCTGCTCACATGGGAACAACGACCGATTATATATTGGATGAAGCCTTGAGCTTCACATTGACTTACATGGAGTCGTTAGCTGCAAGTGGGACTTGCAAAATTAATCTCTCAAGGCGTATACGAAAAGCTTTGGATCAACCGCAACATAAGAACATGGAGATAATAGTCGCAATGAAATATATCCAGTtctacgaagaagaagaagattgcgACAAGACGCTACTCAAGTTTGCCAAGCTTAATTTCAAATTCCTGCAGCTACATTACCTTCAAGAGCTCAAAATCCTTTCAAAGTATGTAATCAAACTCTTGAATAATTACTAGTATTTATTCTTGTATCTACCTTTTGGAAGCTTGACATAGTTCTATTGTTTGGATGCAAGATGGTATAAGGACCAAGACTTTAAATCTAAGTTGCCACCTTACTTCAGAGACAGACTCGTTGAATGTCACTTCGCGTCACTAACATGCTTCGAACCAAAATACGCACGTGCGAGGATCTTTTTGAGTAAGATTTTTAcggttcaaatatttatagatgATACGTGTGACAGGTATGCTTCTCTTGGTGAGGTTGAAAGCCTCGCAGATACCATCGAAAGGTAACAAACACTAGCTAATTAGTGTAGcatttaaacaacaaaaaacggTGATCGCACTTAATTAGCTacatttaatgatttttgaaaaacatactATTTTTTGTAGAGTACGTTTTCAGATGCTTAATTGCTAAAATTTACAGATTAGTATtcatttatatacataaatgaAGGAAGTCacttataaattaaattttacatatagagatagtaaaaaatttaatgaactttttttctctatggTGATAACAGCAACACTGATTTCTGTAggtaatttttaattatttaattaccTTCAAGGATTATAgctataaaattttaatatcagGATAATTGGAAACACTAAAGAAAATCCTAAAACTGTTAGTAAATTTAGAATTTGGtttagaattttaattaagaaacCTCTCCGCGATGGTTCAGAATGagaactattaaaaaaaaatgggctACTTTTTTacatctttaatttatttccaTTCTTCCACTTGTACATAactcttttgaaatttcacggaatttgtttttccgaagtttcttttgtaaactttttttcttaaacaatcaTGTACGtagtatatttttaattaatgtgtgggtgacaaaaaaaaaatgtaatttcaaacaaaaaaagttagaatTTGGTGTTATTTAGTTAATAACACTTCATAAAAATTCTTTAAACATATTGCTAAGAATAAAACATGGGATAATggtaaataaaatgaaaattttaaaatgagaAATTAGGTTGGATATTTAAAATGAGGAAAATGCCACTTTGTTtagataaacatttttttaaaattaaaaagatgcTTTTCAATTGTTCATATAACCCTCAAATTTTATTAGCAATTTTTAGTATCGATTCAGTAAATATGTAATGTATAGTAGTAGAGACATGAATTAATGTCATGTTTCA
This sequence is a window from Arabidopsis thaliana chromosome 1 sequence. Protein-coding genes within it:
- a CDS encoding Terpenoid cyclases/Protein prenyltransferases superfamily protein (Terpenoid cyclases/Protein prenyltransferases superfamily protein; FUNCTIONS IN: lyase activity, magnesium ion binding; INVOLVED IN: metabolic process; EXPRESSED IN: leaf whorl, flower, seed; EXPRESSED DURING: F mature embryo stage, petal differentiation and expansion stage; CONTAINS InterPro DOMAIN/s: Terpene synthase, metal-binding domain (InterPro:IPR005630), Terpenoid synthase (InterPro:IPR008949), Terpenoid cylases/protein prenyltransferase alpha-alpha toroid (InterPro:IPR008930), Terpene synthase-like (InterPro:IPR001906); BEST Arabidopsis thaliana protein match is: Terpenoid cyclases/Protein prenyltransferases superfamily protein (TAIR:AT1G48800.1); Has 1582 Blast hits to 1560 proteins in 171 species: Archae - 0; Bacteria - 0; Metazoa - 0; Fungi - 0; Plants - 1578; Viruses - 0; Other Eukaryotes - 4 (source: NCBI BLink).), whose protein sequence is MEAIRVFGLKLGSKLSIHSQTNAFPAFKLSRFPLTSFPGKHAHLDPLKATTHPLAFDGEENNREFKNLGPSEWGHQFLSAHVDLSEMDALEREIEALKPKVRDMLISSESSKKKILFLYLLVSLGLAYHFEDEIKESLEDGLQKIEEMMASEDDLRFKGDNGKFKECLAKDAKGILSLYEAAHMGTTTDYILDEALSFTLTYMESLAASGTCKINLSRRIRKALDQPQHKNMEIIVAMKYIQFYEEEEDCDKTLLKFAKLNFKFLQLHYLQELKILSKWYKDQDFKSKLPPYFRDRLVECHFASLTCFEPKYARARIFLSKIFTVQIFIDDTCDRYASLGEVESLADTIERWDPDDHAMDGLPDYLKSVVKFVFNTFQEFERKCKRSLRINLQVAKWVKAGHLPSFDEYLDVAGLELAISFTFAGILMGMENVCKPEAYEWLKSRDKLVRGVITKVRLLNDIFGYEDDMRRGYVTNSINCYKKQYGVTEEEAIRKLHQIVADGEKMMNEEFLKPINVPYQVPKVVILDTLRAANVSYEKDDEFTRPGEHLKNCITSIYFDL